In Amycolatopsis sp. EV170708-02-1, the following are encoded in one genomic region:
- a CDS encoding flavoprotein encodes MSRVLGLVASSCGGLDTRFAAQLAKPAADRGWELAITLTPTAARWLETTGGLGDLEKCTELPVRSTSRLPGEPRPHPDPTVFLFAPASANSVAKLALGIADNQALTLLGDVLGTPGITIVLGYQIQDTRIHHPAWRRHLDTLASAGVTTTRLSPEASWTSVLDLLPSA; translated from the coding sequence GTGAGCAGGGTCCTCGGCCTGGTCGCGAGCTCGTGCGGCGGACTGGACACCCGGTTCGCCGCGCAGCTCGCGAAACCGGCCGCGGACCGCGGCTGGGAGCTCGCGATCACGCTGACCCCCACCGCGGCCCGCTGGCTGGAGACGACCGGCGGGCTCGGTGACCTCGAAAAGTGCACCGAGCTGCCGGTCCGCAGCACATCCCGGCTGCCGGGCGAACCCCGCCCACATCCGGACCCGACGGTGTTCCTGTTCGCGCCCGCGTCCGCCAACTCCGTGGCGAAACTGGCGCTGGGCATCGCCGACAACCAGGCGCTGACCCTGCTGGGCGACGTCCTCGGCACACCGGGCATCACGATCGTGCTGGGTTACCAGATCCAGGACACACGGATCCACCATCCGGCGTGGCGACGCCATCTCGACACGCTCGCCTCGGCCGGGGTCACCACCACGAGGCTCAGCCCGGAGGCCTCGTGGACCTCCGTGCTGGACCTGCTGCCGTCGGCCTAG
- a CDS encoding RsmB/NOP family class I SAM-dependent RNA methyltransferase, protein MNERRERRPSRPQRGRPAPRKEGPSRPPQIDPARQVAFDVLRAVREDDAYANLVLPQLLRNRRISGRDAALATELTYGTCRAVGMLDAVIAACLDRPLEKVDAIVLDGLRLGAYQLLRTRIPQHAAVGSTVDLVRAEVGSWIAGFVNAVLRSVSEKDEETWLNELAPDEAADPIGAYALRTAHPRWVARSFAEALGDKGAELKAALEADDDRPDVHLVARPGEISAEELAAITGGDVAPYSPYGVRLPAGSGDPGDLEPIKEKLAAVQDEGSQLCAYAVTRVPLSGSGSDVRWLDLCAGPGGKAALLGALAVAAGATVDAVEKAPHRAKLIEKAVQDLPVTVHVADGRETGLEPGYDRVLVDAPCSGLGSLRRRPEARWRRQPSDIADLTKLQGQLITAALDLVRPGGIVTYVVCSPHLAETEGVVGETARRAGAQIVDAREFFPGVPQLGNGPYVQLWPHRHGTDAMFCAVLRKPDSAR, encoded by the coding sequence GTGAACGAGCGTAGGGAACGCCGGCCGTCGAGGCCGCAGCGAGGCCGTCCGGCCCCGCGCAAGGAAGGGCCGAGCCGCCCGCCGCAGATCGACCCGGCTCGTCAGGTCGCCTTCGACGTCCTGCGCGCGGTCCGCGAGGACGACGCGTACGCGAACCTGGTGCTGCCGCAGCTGCTGCGCAACCGCCGGATCTCCGGCCGCGACGCCGCGCTGGCCACCGAACTGACCTACGGCACCTGCCGCGCGGTCGGCATGCTGGACGCCGTCATCGCGGCCTGCCTGGATCGCCCGCTGGAGAAGGTCGACGCCATCGTGCTGGACGGGCTCCGCCTCGGCGCCTATCAGCTGTTGCGCACCCGCATCCCCCAGCACGCCGCCGTCGGGTCCACTGTGGACCTCGTCCGCGCCGAAGTCGGTTCCTGGATCGCGGGTTTCGTGAACGCCGTACTGCGCTCGGTGTCCGAAAAGGACGAAGAGACCTGGCTGAACGAACTGGCGCCCGACGAGGCCGCCGACCCGATCGGCGCCTACGCCCTGCGGACGGCGCATCCGCGCTGGGTCGCGCGGTCGTTCGCGGAAGCCTTGGGGGACAAGGGCGCGGAGCTGAAGGCGGCACTGGAGGCCGACGACGACCGCCCCGACGTCCACCTGGTCGCCCGGCCCGGCGAGATCAGCGCCGAGGAACTGGCCGCCATCACCGGTGGCGACGTCGCGCCGTACTCGCCCTACGGCGTCCGGCTGCCCGCGGGTTCCGGCGACCCCGGAGACCTCGAGCCGATCAAGGAAAAGCTGGCCGCGGTGCAGGACGAGGGCAGCCAGCTCTGCGCCTACGCCGTCACGAGGGTCCCGCTCTCCGGCTCCGGCTCCGACGTGCGGTGGCTGGACCTGTGCGCCGGTCCGGGCGGCAAGGCGGCGCTGCTCGGCGCGCTGGCGGTGGCCGCCGGCGCCACCGTCGACGCCGTCGAGAAGGCGCCGCACCGGGCGAAGCTGATCGAAAAGGCCGTCCAGGACCTGCCGGTGACCGTGCACGTCGCCGACGGCCGCGAGACCGGTCTCGAACCGGGCTACGACCGCGTCCTCGTCGACGCGCCGTGCAGCGGTCTCGGCTCGCTGCGGCGCCGCCCCGAGGCACGCTGGCGCCGTCAGCCCAGCGACATCGCGGACCTGACGAAACTGCAGGGCCAGCTGATCACCGCGGCACTGGACCTGGTCCGGCCCGGCGGCATCGTCACCTACGTCGTCTGCTCGCCGCATCTGGCCGAGACCGAAGGCGTCGTGGGGGAGACCGCGCGCCGCGCCGGTGCCCAGATCGTCGACGCGCGGGAGTTCTTCCCCGGTGTCCCGCAGCTCGGCAACGGCCCGTACGTCCAGCTGTGGCCGCACCGCCACGGCACGGACGCGATGTTCTGCGCCGTCCTGCGGAAGCCGGACTCCGCCAGGTGA
- a CDS encoding response regulator transcription factor: MTLRVLIVDDEPLLRAGLRSLLDNQPDLTVVGEAGDGGEVVDLVRRTRPEVVLMDVRMPGMDGIEATRRILAEIPDPPKVLVITTFDNDDYVYDALLAGASGFLLKRARKEEFAHAIRTIAAGETLLFPDAIRRMVTARPATSGLAPRPSSLTKRETEVLRLIATGKSNVDIAAELVISLETVKTHVGNIFGKLGAANRSQAVVFAYETGIVAPGHSLR; encoded by the coding sequence ATGACACTGCGCGTCCTGATCGTCGACGACGAACCCTTGCTGCGAGCCGGATTGCGCTCCCTGCTGGACAACCAGCCCGACCTGACCGTGGTCGGCGAGGCGGGTGACGGCGGGGAGGTGGTCGATCTGGTGCGGCGGACGCGTCCCGAGGTGGTCCTGATGGACGTGCGCATGCCAGGGATGGACGGGATCGAGGCGACCCGGCGGATACTCGCCGAGATCCCCGACCCGCCGAAGGTCCTCGTGATCACGACGTTCGACAACGACGACTACGTCTACGACGCGCTGCTGGCCGGGGCGAGCGGATTCCTGCTGAAGCGGGCGCGCAAGGAGGAGTTCGCGCACGCCATCCGGACGATCGCCGCCGGGGAGACGCTCCTGTTCCCCGACGCGATCCGCCGGATGGTCACCGCGCGCCCGGCGACGTCCGGCCTCGCTCCCCGCCCGTCGTCGCTGACGAAACGGGAGACCGAGGTGCTGCGGCTCATCGCCACCGGGAAGTCCAATGTGGACATCGCGGCCGAGCTCGTCATCAGCCTCGAAACCGTCAAGACCCATGTGGGCAACATCTTCGGGAAACTGGGCGCGGCCAACCGGAGCCAGGCGGTGGTGTTCGCCTACGAGACCGGCATCGTCGCGCCGGGGCACAGCCTGCGCTGA
- a CDS encoding serine hydrolase: MRKSLPGKKIIAVGSLVALLAATTATPALAATHPRDEVDKALKTLVQDGVPGAQATVTSRSGRTWSEREGVGNVETGTPFPHGSKFRAASITKTFVAVVVLQLVAEGKVRLDTPIEEYLPGLVRGNGNDGTKITVRQLLQHTSGIYNYLRDLDLEEWRHRGAEPEELVAIGLAHPPLFAPGTSWSYSNTNYIIAGMLIEKLTGRSVAGEIRSRITGPLGLRDTSLPSRGDESLPYPHARGYGPGPTDYTEFDPSAAGASGGLISTGADLNRFYGALVDGRLLPRAQLAEMQRTVPAPVGLPGAEYGLGIASVPLSCGGRFWGHGGNIVGYANLSGAVPHGRRVNVVVNLNPAPPKVADDLAKALDTGFCAR; encoded by the coding sequence ATGCGAAAATCCTTGCCAGGCAAGAAGATCATCGCCGTCGGTTCACTGGTCGCACTGCTCGCCGCGACGACCGCCACGCCGGCCCTCGCCGCGACCCATCCGCGGGACGAAGTCGACAAAGCGCTGAAGACGCTGGTGCAGGACGGCGTCCCCGGCGCGCAGGCGACCGTGACCAGCCGGTCCGGGCGGACGTGGTCGGAGCGCGAAGGCGTCGGGAACGTCGAGACCGGGACACCGTTCCCGCACGGCTCGAAGTTCCGGGCGGCCAGCATCACCAAGACCTTCGTCGCCGTCGTGGTCCTTCAGCTGGTCGCCGAGGGGAAGGTGCGGCTGGACACTCCGATCGAGGAGTACCTGCCCGGTCTCGTCCGCGGGAACGGCAACGACGGCACCAAGATCACCGTGCGGCAGCTGCTGCAGCACACCAGCGGGATCTACAACTACCTCCGCGACCTCGACCTCGAAGAGTGGCGCCATCGCGGCGCCGAACCGGAGGAGCTGGTCGCGATCGGTCTCGCGCATCCACCGCTGTTCGCCCCCGGCACGAGCTGGTCGTACTCCAACACGAACTACATCATCGCCGGGATGCTGATCGAGAAGCTCACCGGTCGTTCCGTCGCCGGCGAGATCCGGAGCAGGATCACCGGACCGCTGGGCCTGCGTGACACCTCTCTGCCGTCGCGCGGCGACGAAAGCCTGCCGTATCCGCACGCCAGGGGCTACGGGCCCGGCCCCACCGACTACACCGAATTCGATCCCTCGGCCGCCGGTGCCTCCGGCGGGCTCATCTCGACCGGCGCGGACCTGAACCGGTTCTACGGCGCGCTCGTCGACGGCCGTCTCCTGCCGCGCGCGCAGCTGGCGGAAATGCAGCGGACCGTTCCGGCGCCCGTCGGGCTCCCCGGCGCGGAGTACGGCCTCGGGATCGCGTCCGTCCCGCTGTCGTGCGGCGGCAGGTTCTGGGGGCACGGCGGGAACATCGTCGGCTACGCGAACCTGTCCGGCGCCGTCCCGCACGGCAGGCGGGTGAACGTCGTGGTGAACCTGAATCCCGCGCCGCCCAAGGTGGCCGACGACCTCGCCAAGGCGCTGGACACCGGGTTCTGCGCCCGCTAG
- the fmt gene encoding methionyl-tRNA formyltransferase, with protein MRLVFAGTPEPAVPSLRALLASEQHEVVAVVTRPDAQAGRGRRVVRSPIGALADEHGIEVLTPPKASDPAFLARLAEIAPDACPVVAYGALLPQAALDIPAHGWVNLHFSLLPAWRGAAPVQAAIRAGDEITGASTFRIVKELDAGPVYGVVTEQIAATDTAGELLGRLAESGAKLLVSTMDGIADGSLRAVAQTGDGVSYAPKVTVEDARVSFADPAAAVDRQIRAVTPEPGAWAEFRGERLKLGPVTIVDEPGPPPGELVVERKRVLVGTASKPVRLGEVQAQGKKRMAATDWARGTRIEQGERLQ; from the coding sequence ATGCGCCTCGTCTTCGCCGGCACCCCCGAACCCGCGGTCCCGTCGCTGCGCGCGCTCCTCGCGTCCGAGCAGCACGAGGTCGTCGCCGTCGTGACCCGGCCGGACGCGCAGGCAGGCCGCGGCCGCCGGGTCGTCCGGTCGCCGATCGGCGCGCTGGCCGACGAGCACGGGATCGAGGTGCTGACCCCGCCGAAGGCGAGCGACCCCGCGTTCCTCGCCCGGCTCGCGGAGATCGCGCCCGACGCGTGCCCGGTGGTCGCGTACGGGGCATTGCTGCCCCAGGCCGCGCTGGACATCCCGGCGCACGGCTGGGTCAACCTGCACTTCTCGCTGCTGCCCGCGTGGCGCGGCGCCGCGCCGGTCCAGGCCGCGATCCGCGCCGGGGACGAGATCACCGGCGCCTCGACGTTCCGCATCGTCAAGGAACTCGACGCGGGCCCCGTCTACGGCGTGGTCACCGAGCAGATCGCCGCCACCGACACCGCCGGGGAACTGCTCGGCAGGCTGGCGGAGTCCGGGGCGAAGCTGCTCGTGTCCACGATGGACGGAATCGCCGACGGCTCGCTGCGCGCGGTCGCGCAGACCGGCGACGGCGTGAGCTACGCGCCCAAGGTGACGGTCGAGGACGCGCGGGTGTCGTTCGCCGATCCGGCCGCCGCGGTCGACCGGCAGATCCGCGCGGTCACGCCGGAGCCGGGCGCGTGGGCGGAGTTCCGGGGCGAGCGGCTGAAACTCGGTCCGGTGACGATCGTCGACGAGCCGGGGCCCCCGCCCGGCGAACTGGTCGTGGAGCGCAAGCGGGTCCTGGTCGGCACGGCGTCGAAGCCGGTGCGGCTGGGCGAGGTGCAGGCGCAGGGGAAGAAGCGGATGGCGGCCACCGACTGGGCGCGCGGTACGAGGATCGAACAAGGAGAGCGCCTGCAGTGA